The Caldanaerobius fijiensis DSM 17918 genomic sequence TTTATAAACCAATGCAACATGTTCTTTTTTGAACACATGTGATATAATATTACAAGAGTAGAAGAAAATGGGGATAAAATGTCTCAAACATACGATCTGACTGTAAAAAATATGTTTTCAGACATGGCAGATGATATATTTGTATAGTCCAAATGGACAATGGTTTGAGTTATACACTTGGCAATAACAAACTCGACTATAGGTACAAGATATTGGATGTGGGAGATCTCACATTTTCAAACATTGCAGAAACAGGCTATTTTGATCTTTATCCACTACTACCCCTTGCTGACAGGAAGGAAAGGACAAAAGCAGGAGAAAAATATCTTAAAATGTGCGTTGATTTGATCAAAGGAGTACCTGTAAGTACCAATAAAAAGAAAGATATTCTGTTTAAAGCTGAACTACTCTCAGGTATAGTATACAGTCAGGAAGTTATAAAGAAAATTTTTGAGGAGGCGGAAAAAATGTTAAGGCTCGAAGAATCATCAATATACAAAATGATAATTGAAAAAGGACTCAAAGAAGGTATGGAAAAAGGCATAAAAGAAGGCATTAAAGAAGGTTTAAGAAACACAATTTTAAAGCAGTTAAACAAAAAATTGAAAGGACTTCCGAAAAAATATGAAGAAATGATAAAAAATGCTGATAGCAACATTCTTGATAGAATTGCCGAAGATATTTTCGACATAGAAAAAACAGAAGATTTAGACAAATATTTTAAGTAATAGACGTATTTTCCGAGACTGTAAAAAATTTTGTGTAAAATGATTAAAAACCTCTTTCTTGGTAAGAATTCAAAAATAAAACAAACCGAGAAGGAGGTTTTTAAAAATGNNNNNNNNNNGTATTGTGTATCAGCTTTTCTGTGTAGTTTAACTGCTCTTTTGCCGTTGATAGTGTTGATATGAAATCCCATTCGTTATTGACCACGTTGATTATGTAAGACAATGCTTTATTGTATATGAATATGGTATCACCAAAGGATTTGTCCGTTATTTTGATTTTGAATTTCACGGTTTTGATGCATTTCATGCCAACACCAGCTTTACAAATTTTTCTTCTGTTGTTAAAATTATAGCATACAAATAATTAGTTGTAAAGGAGTATATGAAATTATGAATGTAGAATACAATACAAATAGACACGCTTGTTATAATTTGAAATATCATTTAGTTATTGTAACAAAATATAGACATAAATGTCTAACAAATGAGATGTTAAAAAGGTTAGAAAATATACTTTCTAAATGGAGCTGTACGCTTATTGAGTTTAACGGTGAAGCCGATCATATACATATTTTATTTGAAGCGCCACCACAAGTACAGCTTTCCAAACTGATAAATAATCTTAAAACAGTAACGTCAAGGTTGATAAGGAAAGAGTATGCTGAATATTTATCAAAATTTTATTGGAAACCATATTTGTGGAATAGAAAGTTATCTTATTTTGTCATCAGGAGGTGCTCCTATTGAAGTTATAAAGAAATACATACAAAAGCAGAATACTCCATCAGATTAGCAGTGATGATGCCTTATTCCACCTAAACATTGTTATAGGTGGAGACTGCGGCTATTGCTTTTTTATTCAAAACTCTACCAGCTTACTAAAGCTCAAATTGTAGTAATCACGATAGACACTTTAAAAGGCCAGCCTTTAGAAGATTTTTCATTGAAAATCCTGCGCCAATGGGGCATTGGAGATAAACAAAAAAATAATGGGGTGTTAATTCTTCTAGTAGTAAAAGACCGAAAGTCGCGAATTGAAGTAGGTTATGGCTTAGAAGGAGCTTTACCCGATGGTAAAACCGGACGGATTCAAGATGAATATATGATTCCGTATTATAAAGAAGGAAATTTTTCCAAAGGTATTTTAGAAGGTTATAAAGCTATTTTATTGGAAGTTTACAATGAATACGGAATCAAACCTGGTGATATAAAAAATATAAGTCCTCAAACTCCTGCTTCAAATACGGAAACTTCTAAAAACAATTCATTTCTAACTGTTTTGATTATTCTACTCATCCTAATTGATGTGATATTTTTTAAGGGAAGGATCTTGAACTTTATACTATATGTTATCTTTTCTGATAGAAGAGGCCCTAGAGGAGGTGGCGGCGGTTTTGGAGGTGACTCCGGTGGAGGCGGTTCCGGTGGAGGTGGCGGAAGCTCAAGAAGCTGGTAATTTATTACATCACAGCTATCTGCTCATCTTTTTCAAACTGTTTATGGTACAGCTTTGCATAAAGGCCATTCCTCTCCAGAAGCTCTTCATGTCTGCCTTCCTCCACTATGCAACCTTTCTCCATTACCACTATCTTATCAGCACTGCGCACCGTTGACAGGCGATGGGCCACCACCAGCACAGTCCTGCCTTTGAAGTGCTTATTTATCGCTTCCCATAACGCTGCCTCCGTTAATGCATCCAGCTCCGATGTCGGTTCATCCATCACCAGTATATTCGGATCCTTCAGTATGGCTCGGGCTATGGATAGTCTCTGCCTCTCCCCTCCTGACAGCTTTATCCCCCGTTCTCCTATCACTGTATCGTATCCATCAGGCAATGACATTATAAAATTATGTATCTGCGCTTTCTTACACGCTTCCTCAATCTCTTGCTCTGTGGCATCGGGCCTGGCATATAACAGGTTCTCTCTTATGCTTGCATCAAAGAGGTATGTCTCCTGGGGTACCCACCCTATACTCTTTCTCAGCGATTTTAATGTGAGCTCAGCTATATCTATGCCGTCTATTGTTATCCTGCCTCTATCAGGAGCATACAGCCTCATGAGAAGGCGCGTCAAAGTAGTCTTGCCTGACCCTGTTGGCCCTACCAGCGCCACCATGTGTCCCGCCTCAACTACCAGATTTATATCTTTGAGCACATCTTTCTGCCCATCATAGGAAAAATACACCCCTTCGTACCGTACATAGCCTTGGACGCTGTCTGGCAATTCCCTCTGCCCGTCTCTCTCAGGCTCATGGTCCAGGTATTCAAATATCCGCTTAATACTGGCAGATGCCTGGGAAAACTGAGAAAATATGCCCATCAAAGTAGCCGCCGGGTTCAATAATAAGCTGAGGTAATTAGAAAAAGCAAACATGGTCCCTATGGTAGGTTTACCCTGGGTTATATACCAATAACCCGATATAACAAAGAATACTATTTCATATGGGTAAATCACAAACCAGCCCATCATGTTCATGGCATTCATAGCAATACTCTGTTTAACCGATATATCAGCCAGTTCGCGAGCTTTGTTGTGGAATTTTCTGCTGAATATGTGCTCCACCAGAAAGTTCTTTATAATTTCTATGCCAGATACAGCCTGTTGTAACAGTGAGGTGGTCTCAGACATTTTTTGTTGGGTTTTTACACTTACATTTCCTACCTTGGGCCCCAACGCCTTGAGTACTATTAAAAAAAGAGGTACTACTGGCAACAATATACACGCCAATCGCCAGTCTACTATAAACAGCCATGCCACCACTCCTACTATTGTTACAACTGACGTTATCAGGTCAATGAGACTGGACGAAATTATATTCTGCAAATTGGCCACATCATTCATGCAGCGCGATATTATATCGCCGGTTTTAACGTTGATCAGAAAACTCTGGGGTAACTTTACGACGTGGTTTATCAGTTTAAACCTTATATCAGCTACCACATTCTGTCCCACTTTAGAGAAGAAATACTGTCTGGCAAAACCGGCCACTGTACCGGTTATAGATATGGCAGCAAAGGATAAACACAGCGAAAAGAGCAATTTAACATTTTTGGCTATAAGCACATCGTCCATCAGATACTTGATAAGCCACATGCTTAAAACAGTTGCTATTGTGCTTATTACAGTAAATATAAATGCAAACAATTCCAAATGCCAATATGGTTTGAGAAATGGTATAATACGGTTCCATATGATTTCACTATTCCCTTTCTTTTTCCCCATATAAACTCCCCCTCGTATTAATACTCTACAATCTCCTTTTTCAATGGTATTGTACTTCATATTTTTGCATGTTTCAACATATATTTCATATACTTTCTCTTTTTTTCTTATCTGCTATATTATAATACAGCCTCGCGTATAATTTGTTTTTCCTCAGTAACTCTTCATGAGTGCCAAAATCAGCTATTTTGCCGTCTTCTAAAACCATAATTCTGTCTACATTCCTGAGTGTCGTTATCCTGTGTGAAATGATTAGCGTA encodes the following:
- a CDS encoding ABC transporter ATP-binding protein, with the protein product MGKKKGNSEIIWNRIIPFLKPYWHLELFAFIFTVISTIATVLSMWLIKYLMDDVLIAKNVKLLFSLCLSFAAISITGTVAGFARQYFFSKVGQNVVADIRFKLINHVVKLPQSFLINVKTGDIISRCMNDVANLQNIISSSLIDLITSVVTIVGVVAWLFIVDWRLACILLPVVPLFLIVLKALGPKVGNVSVKTQQKMSETTSLLQQAVSGIEIIKNFLVEHIFSRKFHNKARELADISVKQSIAMNAMNMMGWFVIYPYEIVFFVISGYWYITQGKPTIGTMFAFSNYLSLLLNPAATLMGIFSQFSQASASIKRIFEYLDHEPERDGQRELPDSVQGYVRYEGVYFSYDGQKDVLKDINLVVEAGHMVALVGPTGSGKTTLTRLLMRLYAPDRGRITIDGIDIAELTLKSLRKSIGWVPQETYLFDASIRENLLYARPDATEQEIEEACKKAQIHNFIMSLPDGYDTVIGERGIKLSGGERQRLSIARAILKDPNILVMDEPTSELDALTEAALWEAINKHFKGRTVLVVAHRLSTVRSADKIVVMEKGCIVEEGRHEELLERNGLYAKLYHKQFEKDEQIAVM
- a CDS encoding TPM domain-containing protein yields the protein MLFYSKLYQLTKAQIVVITIDTLKGQPLEDFSLKILRQWGIGDKQKNNGVLILLVVKDRKSRIEVGYGLEGALPDGKTGRIQDEYMIPYYKEGNFSKGILEGYKAILLEVYNEYGIKPGDIKNISPQTPASNTETSKNNSFLTVLIILLILIDVIFFKGRILNFILYVIFSDRRGPRGGGGGFGGDSGGGGSGGGGGSSRSW
- a CDS encoding DUF4351 domain-containing protein, which encodes MSYTLGNNKLDYRYKILDVGDLTFSNIAETGYFDLYPLLPLADRKERTKAGEKYLKMCVDLIKGVPVSTNKKKDILFKAELLSGIVYSQEVIKKIFEEAEKMLRLEESSIYKMIIEKGLKEGMEKGIKEGIKEGLRNTILKQLNKKLKGLPKKYEEMIKNADSNILDRIAEDIFDIEKTEDLDKYFK